A region of Pyxidicoccus parkwaysis DNA encodes the following proteins:
- the fdxA gene encoding ferredoxin FdxA, translated as MAYVVAEPCIKCKYTDCVEVCPVNCFYEGANFLVIHPDECIDCGACEPVCPTKAIFPETELPAKWAEYKALNADFSAKWPNIAEKKDSLPEAEDYKDKQDKRGLLEAKPGK; from the coding sequence ATGGCCTATGTCGTCGCCGAGCCTTGCATCAAGTGCAAGTACACCGACTGTGTCGAGGTGTGCCCGGTCAACTGCTTCTACGAAGGTGCCAACTTCCTGGTCATCCACCCGGACGAGTGCATCGACTGCGGCGCTTGCGAGCCCGTGTGCCCCACCAAGGCCATCTTCCCGGAGACCGAGCTCCCCGCGAAGTGGGCGGAGTACAAGGCGCTGAACGCTGACTTCTCCGCGAAGTGGCCCAACATCGCCGAGAAGAAGGACTCGCTGCCCGAGGCCGAGGACTACAAGGACAAGCAGGACAAGCGCGGCCTGCTCGAGGCGAAGCCCGGCAAGTAG
- the hrpB gene encoding ATP-dependent helicase HrpB has protein sequence MADVALPIDPLLPEVVSTLRGARSLVLEAPPGAGKTTRVPRALLEAGLGGGKEIVVLQPRRLPTRLAAQRVSEEIGERVGETVGYQVRFEDVRSAKTRLSFVTEGVLGRRLLTDPKLKDVGIVVLDEFHERHLSADISLAMLRRLQETARPDLKVVVMSATLEADPIRQYLGGCPSLRSEGRRFDVSVEYLPAPDDRYLDQQVLSGIKRVFANGLDGDVLVFLPGAGEIRRARDICAEFAERHGTDVLPLHGDLSPAEQDRAVRRSSRRKIILSTNVAETSVTIDGVAVVIDTGLARVASHSPWSGLPQLKLSKVSRASAIQRAGRAGRTRAGHCVRLYTQHDFDGRPEQEAPEIRRMDLAETVLSLRASGITDLASFPFFEAPPPASLEAAESLLRRLGAVDAKGLVTDVGQRLLRFPVHPRQARVIVEGERRGVANEAATLAALMGERDIRREARANLGSGSRGSAVVSGPSDLLELLERFRDAERASFASGRLHSLSLEAGAVQSVDRVQKQLRRAVRNQGERPHRPEDVEQALMLSVLAGYPDRVARRRRPRAPELLLFGGGTVSLSEMSVVQDADLMVAVDAEERPGRGAVVRLASAVEPEWLLDLYPDALEEVDTLQWNAEARRVERLTRLSYGNLVLEETRTPAPPSEAAARVLVEAALAAGPGKFADPEALEQWRTRVALLAQAFPEAKFPTVDDAFLRDALASLCADARSFKDLEGVSLLDALYARLTSDQQRLLATHAPERVTLPGGRGVKVHYEPGKPPWVESRLQDFFGMAQGPNVCAGRVPLVLHLLAPNMRAVQVTTDLAGFWERHYPAIRKELCRKYPRHSWPEDPRHAQPPAPKPPRR, from the coding sequence ATGGCGGACGTCGCCCTTCCCATCGACCCTCTCCTGCCGGAGGTCGTCTCCACGCTGCGCGGCGCCCGCTCGCTCGTGCTGGAGGCCCCTCCCGGCGCGGGCAAGACGACGCGCGTGCCCCGTGCCCTGCTCGAGGCCGGGCTCGGAGGTGGCAAGGAGATTGTCGTCCTCCAGCCGCGCCGGCTCCCCACCCGACTCGCCGCCCAGCGCGTCTCCGAGGAGATTGGCGAGCGCGTCGGCGAAACCGTCGGCTACCAGGTCCGCTTCGAGGACGTGCGCAGCGCGAAGACGCGCCTGTCCTTCGTCACCGAGGGCGTGCTCGGCCGACGCCTGCTGACCGACCCCAAGCTCAAAGACGTGGGCATCGTCGTCCTCGACGAGTTCCACGAGCGCCACCTCTCTGCAGATATCTCGCTCGCGATGCTGCGCCGGCTCCAGGAGACCGCGCGCCCGGACCTCAAGGTCGTCGTCATGTCCGCGACCCTGGAGGCCGACCCCATCCGGCAGTACCTCGGAGGTTGTCCTTCTCTCCGCTCCGAGGGCCGCCGCTTCGACGTGAGCGTGGAGTACCTCCCCGCGCCGGACGACCGGTACCTCGACCAGCAGGTGCTCTCCGGCATCAAGCGCGTCTTCGCCAACGGGCTCGATGGCGACGTGCTCGTGTTCCTCCCCGGCGCCGGAGAAATCCGCCGCGCGCGCGACATCTGCGCCGAGTTCGCCGAGCGCCATGGCACCGACGTCCTCCCGCTCCATGGAGACCTCTCCCCGGCCGAGCAGGACCGTGCCGTGCGCCGCAGCTCGCGCCGCAAAATCATCCTCTCCACCAACGTCGCCGAGACGTCCGTCACCATCGACGGCGTGGCCGTGGTCATCGACACCGGCCTTGCTCGCGTGGCGAGCCACTCGCCCTGGTCCGGCCTGCCGCAGCTCAAGCTGTCCAAGGTCAGCCGCGCCTCCGCCATCCAGCGCGCGGGCCGCGCCGGCCGTACCCGCGCGGGCCACTGCGTGCGCCTCTACACCCAGCACGACTTCGACGGCCGCCCCGAGCAGGAGGCCCCCGAAATCCGCCGCATGGACCTGGCGGAGACGGTGCTCTCCCTGCGCGCCTCCGGCATCACCGACCTCGCCTCCTTCCCCTTCTTCGAGGCGCCACCTCCCGCCTCGCTCGAAGCAGCGGAGTCACTGCTGCGCCGGCTGGGCGCGGTGGATGCGAAGGGGCTCGTCACGGACGTGGGCCAGCGACTCTTGCGCTTCCCCGTCCACCCGCGCCAGGCCCGCGTCATTGTCGAGGGCGAGCGCCGGGGCGTGGCCAACGAAGCCGCGACGCTGGCGGCCCTCATGGGCGAGCGCGACATCCGCCGCGAGGCCCGCGCCAACCTGGGCAGCGGCAGCCGCGGTTCCGCCGTCGTCAGCGGCCCGTCCGATTTGCTGGAGCTACTCGAGCGCTTCCGCGACGCCGAGCGCGCGAGCTTCGCGTCCGGGCGGCTGCACTCGCTCTCGCTCGAAGCCGGCGCGGTGCAGTCCGTGGACCGCGTGCAGAAGCAGCTCCGGCGCGCGGTGCGCAACCAGGGCGAGCGCCCGCACCGCCCCGAGGACGTGGAGCAGGCGCTGATGCTCAGCGTGCTCGCCGGCTATCCGGACCGTGTGGCCCGCCGGCGCCGCCCCCGCGCTCCCGAGCTGCTCCTGTTCGGCGGAGGCACCGTCTCCCTCTCCGAGATGAGCGTGGTGCAGGACGCCGACCTCATGGTGGCCGTGGACGCCGAGGAGCGCCCGGGCCGGGGCGCCGTCGTGCGGCTCGCCAGCGCGGTGGAGCCCGAGTGGCTGCTGGACCTCTACCCGGACGCGCTCGAAGAGGTGGACACCCTCCAGTGGAACGCCGAGGCCCGCCGCGTGGAGCGCCTCACGCGCCTGTCCTACGGCAACCTCGTGCTGGAGGAGACGCGCACCCCTGCCCCACCGTCGGAAGCAGCCGCGCGCGTGCTCGTCGAGGCGGCGCTCGCCGCGGGCCCGGGGAAGTTCGCGGACCCGGAGGCCCTGGAGCAGTGGCGCACCCGCGTGGCCCTGCTCGCCCAGGCCTTCCCCGAGGCGAAGTTCCCCACCGTGGACGATGCCTTCCTGCGCGATGCGCTGGCCTCGCTGTGCGCCGACGCGCGCAGCTTCAAGGATTTGGAGGGCGTGTCCCTGCTGGACGCGCTCTACGCGCGTCTCACCTCGGATCAGCAGCGACTGCTCGCCACGCATGCGCCGGAGCGCGTGACGCTGCCCGGCGGGCGCGGCGTGAAGGTGCACTACGAGCCCGGCAAGCCGCCGTGGGTGGAGTCACGCCTGCAGGACTTCTTCGGCATGGCCCAGGGGCCCAACGTGTGCGCGGGCCGCGTGCCGCTCGTCCTGCACCTGCTGGCGCCCAACATGCGCGCGGTGCAGGTGACGACGGATCTGGCCGGCTTCTGGGAGCGGCACTACCCGGCCATCCGCAAGGAGCTGTGCCGGAAGTACCCGCGACACTCGTGGCCCGAGGACCCGCGCCACGCCCAGCCGCCCGCCCCGAAACCCCCGAGGCGGTGA
- the cglB gene encoding adventurous gliding motility lipoprotein CglB gives MRAKLTLLSALAFGTVTGAIATACQTYDFEPVEPLAIAQTTVEETIQARSRKPNIMLLVDTSGSMTDPVDKSDPDCKVSGSTDVCGDSEPCNTAICPTRWTELQAAVPQFLSDSGKFVRFALTTYPETGGSTSSGVSCNPSTANSVRKDLPAAEDDDSLLVHANSINDIIQGIPNAGPLRPFGGTPTSLSLRFVGGLNGMQAPDRENFVILLTDGLPNCNPDNVNDGSNPTACKCTQTGATACTGTFSRRGCLDMDASVTAVRELAAKKITTIVIGFGTETAEGSGPAVLDAMARAGGFARTCEAGETTCGPNDPCDPVTRLCSRSFYQAGNQAELADALEAISKKVVNPEPCLIKLDPSQLPSDPKLIVVYIDGERTLTGDNSWTLEDRGVLFNGNACERIKASTPDSPIDIEIRAIRQR, from the coding sequence ATGCGCGCCAAGTTGACCCTCCTGAGCGCCCTGGCCTTCGGCACCGTCACGGGTGCCATCGCCACGGCCTGCCAGACCTACGACTTCGAGCCGGTGGAGCCGCTCGCCATCGCGCAGACGACGGTCGAAGAGACCATCCAGGCTCGCAGCCGCAAGCCGAACATCATGCTGCTGGTGGACACCTCCGGCTCCATGACGGACCCGGTGGACAAGTCGGATCCGGACTGCAAGGTCTCGGGTTCGACGGATGTGTGTGGTGACTCGGAGCCCTGCAACACGGCCATCTGTCCCACGCGCTGGACGGAGCTGCAGGCCGCGGTGCCGCAGTTCCTCTCGGACAGCGGCAAGTTCGTCCGCTTCGCCCTGACAACCTACCCGGAGACGGGCGGTTCCACCTCCAGCGGCGTCTCGTGCAACCCCTCCACGGCGAACTCCGTGCGCAAGGACCTGCCGGCGGCCGAGGACGACGATTCGCTGCTCGTGCACGCCAACTCCATCAACGACATCATCCAGGGCATCCCCAACGCGGGCCCCCTCCGGCCCTTCGGCGGTACACCCACCAGCCTGAGCCTGCGCTTCGTGGGCGGACTGAATGGAATGCAGGCCCCGGACCGGGAGAACTTCGTCATCCTCCTGACGGACGGTCTGCCCAACTGCAACCCGGACAACGTCAACGACGGCAGCAACCCCACGGCGTGCAAGTGCACGCAGACGGGCGCGACGGCATGCACGGGCACCTTCTCGCGGCGCGGCTGCCTGGACATGGACGCGTCGGTGACGGCGGTGCGTGAGCTGGCCGCGAAGAAGATCACCACCATCGTCATCGGCTTCGGCACGGAGACGGCGGAGGGCAGTGGCCCGGCGGTGCTGGACGCCATGGCTCGCGCCGGCGGCTTCGCTCGCACCTGCGAGGCGGGCGAGACGACCTGCGGCCCGAATGATCCGTGCGACCCGGTGACGCGCCTGTGCTCGCGCAGCTTCTACCAGGCAGGCAACCAGGCCGAGCTGGCGGACGCCCTGGAGGCCATCAGCAAGAAGGTCGTCAACCCGGAGCCCTGCCTCATCAAGCTGGACCCCTCGCAGCTGCCCTCGGACCCCAAGCTCATCGTCGTCTACATCGACGGCGAGCGCACCCTCACGGGTGACAACAGCTGGACGCTGGAGGACCGGGGCGTGCTCTTCAATGGCAACGCCTGCGAGCGCATCAAGGCGTCCACCCCGGACTCGCCCATCGACATCGAGATCCGGGCAATCCGCCAGCGCTAG
- a CDS encoding HEAT repeat domain-containing protein: protein MTTPLPPRAGAVPSRASRRRWMSGVLGAALLLVGSGVLARVNTRAPVPVEPPSSSAPGSNADLRARVLELLDASQGTPREEAWRQLGPEAAPVLAALAVDQEAPAARRAMAVTSLALVDPAGGAGSIREVLEDSRAPADVRASAATALGRSLGLEAVPTLLSRLQDREDRVREAVAVALGRLGGQQVRQALEDRLPLEERPLVREALQRGLTLVEP, encoded by the coding sequence ATGACGACACCCCTTCCCCCTCGTGCTGGCGCTGTTCCCTCTCGGGCCTCGCGGCGGCGCTGGATGTCGGGCGTGCTCGGCGCGGCGTTGCTGCTCGTGGGCTCGGGCGTCCTGGCGCGGGTGAACACGCGCGCTCCGGTTCCGGTGGAGCCGCCCTCCTCTTCCGCCCCGGGCTCGAATGCCGACCTGCGCGCTCGCGTGCTGGAGCTGCTGGATGCGTCGCAGGGGACGCCTCGCGAGGAGGCCTGGCGTCAGTTGGGTCCCGAGGCAGCGCCCGTGCTCGCCGCGCTCGCCGTGGACCAAGAGGCGCCCGCGGCCCGGCGGGCGATGGCCGTCACGTCACTGGCGCTGGTGGACCCGGCGGGCGGCGCGGGCTCCATCCGCGAGGTGCTGGAGGATTCGCGGGCTCCGGCGGACGTGCGCGCGAGTGCCGCGACGGCGCTGGGACGCAGCCTGGGCCTGGAGGCGGTCCCCACCCTGCTCAGCCGCCTGCAGGATCGAGAGGACCGCGTGCGCGAGGCCGTGGCCGTGGCGCTCGGACGGCTGGGTGGGCAGCAGGTGCGGCAGGCGCTGGAGGACCGGCTGCCCCTGGAGGAACGGCCCCTCGTCCGCGAGGCGCTCCAGCGCGGCCTCACGCTCGTCGAGCCGTGA
- a CDS encoding rhodanese-like domain-containing protein: MEPTIVCAELYMRLGDDEVLVLDCRDPSDWERYGLHIPGALRMTPTEIARELHMLPDDELIVLCGCSPDGRDTRRVCRLLRMRGREAVCLEGGLGAWVTGGYPTERHASAPQVALQR; this comes from the coding sequence GTGGAGCCCACCATCGTCTGTGCCGAGCTGTACATGCGTCTGGGTGACGACGAAGTGCTCGTCCTCGACTGTCGAGACCCCTCTGACTGGGAGCGCTACGGGCTGCACATTCCCGGTGCCCTGCGGATGACGCCCACGGAAATCGCCCGCGAGCTCCACATGCTCCCGGATGACGAGCTCATCGTCCTCTGTGGCTGTTCCCCGGACGGGCGCGACACCCGCCGCGTCTGCCGCCTGCTGCGCATGCGCGGGCGCGAGGCCGTGTGCCTCGAGGGCGGGCTCGGTGCCTGGGTGACGGGGGGCTACCCCACCGAGCGCCATGCCTCCGCACCCCAGGTCGCCCTCCAGCGCTAG
- a CDS encoding MFS transporter has protein sequence MPGQHPAAARVSLAGFYFLYYATVGIVLPFMPAYLKSLSLSATRVGLLLSIGPLVSLLAPPVWGYLADRTGRAARVLTGLACGATLAFSLLLVARSFPALVATLVTYAAFVSSFPPLIDSLAMHHVARTGHSYAHLRLFGSLGFIASSVAFGLWVTRVDHTLVVAPLVLLSLIIPWTLTLRDTAAPGPRPHPLAGLRLLRHVDLRWLLAATSLHWLACAPYHGSLSIHVMALGLSPAVVGLTAGAGVLAEVVVMALYPRLAGGLAPRHVLGFAFAMSALRWGGMALTSSAGVMLALAPLHGLTFGAFYVACVAFLARRVPPELRASGQALFAAVTFGVGGLVGYATSGAVYDWLGGHRLFAVAAVLELVAAGLVLQASPPPEGEPLPVQAS, from the coding sequence ATGCCAGGCCAGCATCCGGCAGCCGCCCGAGTATCCCTGGCCGGCTTCTATTTCCTCTATTACGCGACGGTAGGCATCGTCCTGCCCTTCATGCCCGCGTACCTGAAGTCGCTGTCGCTCTCCGCGACGCGGGTGGGGCTGCTGCTGTCCATTGGTCCCCTGGTGTCATTGCTGGCCCCACCCGTGTGGGGATACCTGGCCGACCGTACCGGCCGTGCCGCCCGAGTGCTCACCGGATTGGCGTGCGGCGCGACGCTCGCCTTCTCTCTCCTGCTGGTGGCGCGGAGCTTCCCCGCGCTGGTGGCCACGCTGGTGACGTACGCCGCCTTCGTGTCCTCCTTCCCGCCGCTCATCGACAGTCTGGCCATGCACCACGTGGCGCGCACCGGCCACAGCTACGCGCACCTGCGGCTGTTCGGCTCGCTGGGCTTCATCGCCTCCAGCGTGGCGTTCGGGCTGTGGGTGACACGGGTGGACCACACGCTGGTGGTGGCGCCGCTCGTGCTGCTGTCCCTGATCATCCCGTGGACGCTCACGTTGCGCGACACCGCCGCGCCCGGTCCGCGTCCGCATCCGCTTGCGGGGCTGCGGCTCTTGCGTCACGTGGACCTCCGCTGGCTGCTGGCGGCCACGAGCCTGCACTGGCTGGCGTGCGCGCCGTATCATGGCTCGCTCTCCATCCACGTCATGGCGCTGGGACTGTCCCCCGCCGTGGTGGGGCTGACGGCGGGTGCGGGCGTGCTGGCGGAGGTCGTCGTCATGGCGCTGTACCCGCGCCTCGCGGGAGGCCTCGCGCCGCGCCATGTGCTGGGCTTCGCCTTCGCGATGAGCGCGCTGCGCTGGGGCGGCATGGCGCTGACGTCGTCCGCGGGGGTGATGCTGGCGCTCGCGCCGCTGCACGGGCTGACGTTCGGCGCCTTCTACGTGGCCTGCGTCGCCTTCCTCGCGCGGCGCGTGCCGCCGGAGCTGCGCGCGTCCGGACAGGCGCTGTTCGCCGCCGTCACCTTCGGCGTGGGCGGACTGGTGGGCTATGCCACCTCCGGGGCCGTCTATGACTGGCTGGGCGGACACCGCCTCTTCGCCGTGGCCGCGGTGCTGGAGCTCGTCGCCGCCGGACTGGTGCTCCAGGCCTCGCCGCCTCCCGAGGGGGAGCCCCTGCCGGTACAGGCCTCGTGA
- a CDS encoding HAD family hydrolase translates to MGAMRPTVLLFDIDGTLVTTGGAGRRSMELAFERLHGRRDACDSFSMSGMTDRAIARKGLVAVGAEDSTEAIDAVIAAYLAHLSAEVLKVDDQSYRVFPGMREAVREARSRSGFAVGLGTGNVREGARVKLERVSIYDQFAFGGFGCDAEDRTELIRCGAKAGAAVLGAPVEECRVVVIGDTPKDVYAAKGIGAECIGVGTGSFTPETLLEAGADAAFPDFTHREAMTVLLGGR, encoded by the coding sequence ATGGGGGCCATGCGGCCTACCGTCCTGCTCTTCGACATCGATGGAACCCTCGTCACCACCGGAGGCGCCGGGCGGCGCTCCATGGAACTCGCCTTCGAGCGGCTCCACGGGCGGCGCGATGCGTGCGACTCGTTCAGCATGTCCGGGATGACGGACCGGGCCATCGCCCGCAAGGGGCTCGTTGCAGTCGGCGCCGAGGACTCGACGGAGGCCATCGACGCCGTCATCGCCGCGTACCTCGCGCACCTGTCAGCGGAGGTGCTCAAGGTGGATGACCAGAGCTACCGCGTGTTCCCAGGCATGCGCGAGGCGGTGCGGGAAGCCCGCTCGCGCTCGGGCTTCGCGGTGGGCCTGGGCACCGGCAACGTGCGCGAGGGCGCGCGCGTGAAGCTGGAGCGCGTGAGCATCTATGACCAGTTCGCCTTCGGCGGCTTCGGCTGCGATGCCGAGGACCGGACCGAGCTCATCCGCTGCGGCGCGAAGGCCGGCGCGGCGGTGCTCGGCGCGCCCGTGGAGGAATGCCGCGTGGTCGTCATCGGCGATACGCCCAAGGACGTGTACGCGGCCAAGGGCATCGGCGCGGAGTGCATCGGGGTGGGTACCGGTTCCTTCACTCCCGAGACCTTGCTGGAGGCCGGTGCCGATGCCGCCTTCCCGGACTTCACGCACCGCGAAGCGATGACGGTGCTGCTCGGCGGTCGCTGA
- the asd gene encoding aspartate-semialdehyde dehydrogenase, which translates to MARLRAALIGATGLAGQQFIAALKNHPFIELTGLAASPRSAGKAYGDALKTANGMTAWFVNEPLSPEVARMPVVSGDSLQAKDYDLVFSAVEADVARELEPKLAKDIPVFSSASAFRYDEDVPLLIPPVNASHAPLVREQQKRRGWKGYIVPSPNCTTTGLAVTLAPLVERFGVKAVLMTSLQAMSGAGRSPGVIGLDILDNVIPYIPKEEHKVEVETKKILGALKPDGAALTPHDVRVSCTCTRVAVMEGHTESVFVSLGAKATVAEVVQAMREWKGAEVARGLPSAPPRWIEVMDDPFRPQPRLDRDTHGGMATTVGRVREDGVLENGFKYVLVSHNTKMGAARGAILVAEQLRAQGLLG; encoded by the coding sequence ATGGCCAGGCTTCGCGCGGCGCTCATCGGCGCCACTGGGCTCGCTGGACAGCAGTTCATCGCGGCCCTGAAGAACCACCCGTTCATCGAGCTGACCGGCCTCGCCGCGTCGCCCCGCTCGGCGGGCAAAGCCTACGGGGACGCCCTGAAGACGGCCAACGGCATGACGGCGTGGTTCGTCAACGAGCCGCTGTCCCCCGAGGTGGCCCGCATGCCCGTGGTGAGCGGCGACTCGCTCCAGGCGAAGGACTACGACCTGGTCTTCTCCGCCGTCGAGGCGGACGTCGCGCGCGAGTTGGAGCCGAAGCTCGCGAAGGACATCCCCGTCTTCTCCTCCGCCAGCGCCTTCCGCTACGACGAGGACGTCCCGCTGCTCATTCCTCCTGTCAACGCCTCGCATGCCCCGCTCGTGCGGGAGCAGCAGAAGCGCCGTGGCTGGAAGGGCTACATCGTCCCGAGCCCCAACTGCACCACCACCGGCCTCGCCGTCACGCTGGCCCCGCTCGTCGAGCGCTTCGGCGTGAAGGCCGTGCTGATGACCAGCCTGCAGGCCATGTCCGGCGCGGGCCGGTCGCCCGGCGTCATCGGCCTGGACATCCTCGACAACGTCATCCCCTACATCCCCAAGGAAGAGCACAAGGTGGAGGTGGAGACGAAGAAGATCCTCGGCGCCCTCAAGCCTGACGGTGCGGCGCTCACGCCCCACGACGTCCGCGTGTCCTGCACGTGCACGCGCGTGGCCGTCATGGAGGGCCACACGGAGTCCGTCTTCGTGTCGCTCGGAGCGAAGGCCACGGTGGCCGAGGTGGTCCAGGCGATGCGCGAGTGGAAGGGGGCCGAGGTGGCTCGCGGCCTGCCGTCCGCTCCTCCGCGCTGGATTGAGGTGATGGATGATCCATTCCGCCCGCAGCCCCGGTTGGATCGCGACACCCACGGCGGCATGGCCACCACGGTGGGCCGCGTGCGCGAGGACGGGGTGCTGGAGAACGGCTTCAAGTACGTGCTCGTCTCCCACAACACCAAGATGGGGGCCGCGCGCGGGGCCATCCTCGTGGCCGAGCAGCTTCGGGCCCAGGGACTGCTGGGCTGA
- a CDS encoding GNAT family N-acetyltransferase, translating to MATPTDTTAPVTITQIQGEAELMQALAIREVVFIEEQHVPEGIERDAEDANAYHIIANQGGHAIGTGRLVMLPQSPANQSGKWGQIGRMAVLQSHRKARVGSMLLTHLEDEARKRGCTGIMLHAQLYALEFYKKHGYEPVGAVFQEAGIDHLEMHKRL from the coding sequence ATGGCCACCCCCACGGATACTACCGCGCCCGTTACCATCACCCAGATCCAGGGTGAGGCGGAGTTGATGCAGGCGCTCGCCATCCGCGAAGTGGTGTTCATCGAGGAGCAGCACGTCCCCGAGGGCATCGAGCGCGACGCGGAGGACGCCAACGCCTACCACATCATCGCCAACCAGGGCGGGCATGCCATTGGCACCGGCCGGCTGGTGATGCTGCCGCAGTCTCCTGCGAATCAGTCCGGCAAGTGGGGGCAGATTGGCCGCATGGCCGTGCTCCAGTCGCACCGCAAGGCGCGCGTCGGCTCCATGCTGCTGACGCATCTGGAGGACGAGGCCCGCAAGCGCGGCTGCACGGGCATCATGCTGCACGCGCAGCTCTACGCGCTCGAGTTCTACAAGAAGCACGGCTACGAGCCGGTGGGCGCCGTCTTCCAGGAGGCCGGCATCGACCACCTGGAGATGCACAAGCGCCTGTAA
- a CDS encoding acyl-CoA dehydrogenase family protein, whose amino-acid sequence MLHGHGLYLEEHDAFRRTVRAVVDKEILPFVAEWEEREEFPRELFTRFGELGFLGLKYPAEYGGSAAGELYEAVLLEELGRCGSGGVSAGLGAQFTISTGPIHLFGTDAQKRRWLAPAIRGEKVGALGITEPDAGSDVAGLRTTARRDGDSYVVNGSKTYITNGVRADFVVLAVKTDPDRGHKGLSMLVVEKGMPGFSVGRKLKKVGWRASDTAELFFEDCRVPAENLLGVEGQGFSQIMGNFQWERLSLALGAVGAMDDMLEKALEHVKSRRAFGQSLNQFQVVRHKLADLYTARECARQLTYHALRLHVAGEWAVAQTSMAKKVATETACRVADECLQLHGGAGYMMEYDIQRHWRDARLGPIGGGTSEVMNEIIAKQLGL is encoded by the coding sequence ATGCTGCACGGGCATGGGCTGTACCTGGAAGAGCATGACGCGTTTCGCCGCACGGTGAGGGCGGTGGTGGACAAGGAAATCCTCCCCTTCGTGGCGGAGTGGGAGGAGCGCGAGGAGTTCCCCCGGGAGCTCTTCACGCGCTTCGGCGAGCTGGGGTTTCTCGGGCTGAAGTACCCGGCGGAGTACGGGGGCTCGGCGGCCGGAGAGCTCTACGAGGCGGTGCTGCTGGAGGAGTTGGGCCGCTGCGGCTCCGGCGGCGTGTCCGCGGGCCTGGGGGCGCAGTTCACCATCTCGACAGGCCCCATCCACCTCTTCGGCACGGACGCGCAGAAGCGCCGCTGGCTGGCCCCCGCCATCCGCGGCGAGAAGGTCGGCGCGCTCGGCATCACCGAGCCCGACGCCGGCTCGGACGTGGCGGGCCTGCGCACCACCGCGCGGCGCGACGGTGACTCCTACGTCGTCAACGGCTCCAAGACGTACATCACCAACGGCGTGCGCGCGGACTTCGTGGTGCTGGCCGTGAAGACGGACCCGGACCGGGGCCACAAGGGCCTGTCCATGCTGGTGGTGGAGAAGGGCATGCCGGGCTTCAGCGTGGGCCGCAAGCTGAAGAAGGTGGGCTGGCGCGCCTCGGACACCGCGGAGCTCTTCTTCGAGGACTGCCGCGTGCCCGCGGAGAACCTGCTCGGTGTGGAGGGGCAGGGCTTCTCGCAAATCATGGGCAACTTCCAGTGGGAGCGCCTCTCGCTCGCCCTGGGCGCGGTGGGCGCCATGGACGACATGCTGGAGAAGGCGCTGGAGCACGTGAAGTCGCGCCGCGCCTTCGGCCAGTCGCTCAACCAGTTCCAGGTGGTGCGCCACAAGCTGGCGGACCTCTACACCGCCCGCGAGTGCGCGCGGCAGCTCACGTACCACGCGCTGCGCCTGCACGTGGCCGGCGAGTGGGCCGTCGCCCAGACGTCCATGGCCAAGAAGGTGGCCACCGAGACGGCGTGCCGCGTGGCGGACGAGTGCCTCCAGCTCCACGGTGGCGCCGGCTACATGATGGAGTACGACATCCAGCGCCACTGGCGCGACGCGCGCCTGGGCCCCATCGGCGGTGGCACCAGCGAGGTGATGAACGAAATCATCGCCAAGCAGCTCGGGCTCTGA
- a CDS encoding DsrE family protein, translating to MAGRVFFFLQHATYEPAFQAASMGITAAAMGDEVYVVFAFDALRQLVSGAFGLPKGEQEQAELARAEGLGVPSPARMLEEARQLGAKLIACDTTVRICGLVPEELKGTLDEVMGLASLWRLTQGARTLAL from the coding sequence ATGGCCGGACGCGTCTTCTTCTTCCTCCAGCACGCCACGTACGAGCCGGCGTTCCAGGCCGCCTCCATGGGCATCACCGCCGCGGCGATGGGTGATGAGGTGTACGTCGTCTTCGCCTTCGATGCGCTGCGGCAGCTCGTCAGCGGGGCCTTCGGGCTGCCGAAGGGAGAGCAGGAGCAGGCGGAGCTGGCCCGCGCCGAAGGCCTCGGCGTGCCTTCTCCCGCGCGCATGCTGGAGGAGGCGAGGCAGCTCGGCGCGAAGCTCATCGCCTGCGACACCACCGTACGCATCTGCGGCCTTGTCCCGGAAGAGCTGAAAGGCACGCTGGACGAGGTGATGGGACTGGCGTCGCTGTGGCGGCTCACGCAGGGCGCTCGCACCCTCGCGCTGTAG